In Fusarium musae strain F31 chromosome 7, whole genome shotgun sequence, a single window of DNA contains:
- a CDS encoding hypothetical protein (EggNog:ENOG41) — translation MEAEHTFSAGGTKLPIEVILLIVENLLPQNDATRPILPASHPITKTLVSLTTVCKAIHPTASKLIWQNCLYIDTKSKLRRFRRYISQKSPVTGQSPCEAYGSTRLYLSPLHYKFDTASTYEAVAPSVRRGKEKPGRMSDGSDSDMESDQSEEWTDGSQTGSDRAPHSRTPVDDGYSVYSTHNWRDAPMQDLRTIHILKDVLITLAPVLKTIIVDMPLRDLSPTQNKDILEPLRQGFEALVNIEELISVKDELYVDTDTEVIQPHVFIKWPKLRRLCLYNVMAADTFFEDMASCPQLDTAVFVRPDLADDVKGEWAVAWAKINLRETKDDGSVYKGPKISMAFCDWPPYLYDFSNKIPHWQEVDPDNKITVSTVATHERYDRRSRRRGPIASCQDWIRDHALRGTIWSEVENKSQPFTPPIMFEEGQDEEDDDEWVDDDDGEDWSDDNSDLW, via the coding sequence ATGGAAGCTGAACACACATTCTCTGCTGGTGGCACCAAACTTCCAATCGAAGTTATTTTGTTGATTGTTGAGAATCTGCTCCCTCAAAATGATGCGACGCGACCGATCCTCCCCGCATCACATCCTATCACGAAAACACTCGTGTCTTTGACGACGGTGTGCAAAGCAATACATCCCACTGCTAGCAAACTCATCTGGCAAAACTGTCTCTACATAGATACAAAGTCAAAACTTCGCAGATTTAGACGATACATCTCGCAAAAGAGCCCAGTCACCGGGCAATCACCGTGTGAAGCCTATGGCTCGACGAGACTATATCTCAGCCCATTACATTACAAGTTTGATACTGCTTCCACTTATGAGGCCGTCGCCCCGTCTGTTCGTCGCGGTAAGGAGAAGCCTGGCCGTATGAGCGACGGCTCGGACAGTGACATGGAAAGTGATCAAAGTGAAGAATGGACTGATGGATCACAAACCGGGAGTGATCGCGCACCTCATTCAAGAACTCCTGTGGATGATGGATATTCTGTATACTCAACGCATAATTGGAGAGACGCACCAATGCAGGACCTTCGAACGATCCACATTCTCAAAGATGTTCTCATTACTCTTGCACCAgtcctcaagaccatcatcGTGGATATGCCCTTGAGAGATTTAAGTCCTACACAAAACAAAGACATCTTGGAGCCCCTCAGACAAGGGTTCGAGGCTCTGGTCAACATCGAAGAACTTATCAGTGTTAAAGACGAATTATACGTTGATACGGATACTGAAGTTATACAACCCCATGTCTTTATCAAATGGCCGAAACTGAGACGTTTATGTCTGTACAACGTCATGGCTGCGGATACATTCTTCGAAGATATGGCCTCGTGTCCCCAATTAGATACGGCTGTTTTCGTGCGGCCTGATCTCGCAGATGATGTCAAAGGAGAGTGGGCGGTGGCCTGGGCCAAAATCAACCTCCGAGAAACGAAGGATGACGGTTCAGTATATAAAGGGCCCAAGATCTCAATGGCTTTCTGCGACTGGCCGCCCTACCTATATGACTTCAGTAACAAGATACCTCACTGGCAAGAAGTTGACCCTGACAACAAAATCACTGTTTCAACCGTGGCTACGCATGAAAGATACGatagaagatcaagaagaagggggcCCATTGCCTCATGTCAGGATTGGATCAGGGATCACGCTTTGAGAGGTACGATTTGGAGTGAAGTTGAGAACAAGAGCCAGCCTTTTACTCCACCAATAATGTTTGAGGAGGgacaggatgaagaggacgatgatgaatgggttgatgacgacgatggcgAGGATTGGAGTGACGATAATTCCGATTTATGGTGA
- a CDS encoding hypothetical protein (EggNog:ENOG41~MEROPS:MER0001288) codes for MRFTTLSLPLFALAASATKKPLVNELKLQKDINIKGLMEGAQKLQDIATANGNTRVFGGAGHNATVDWLYKTLKATNYYNVKKQPFTELYSAGTASLKVDGDDITAAIMTYTPAGEASGPLVVAENLGCEAGDFPAESEGNVVLVLRGECTFAQKSANGKTAGAAAVIVYNNVPGELAGTLGEPFGEFAPIVGISQEDGQAILAKTKAGEVTVDLKVDATVENRVTFNVIAETKEGDHDNVLVVGGHSDSVAAGPGINDDGSGIIGILKVAQALTKYRVKNAVRFGFWSAEEFGLLGSYAYMKSINGSDAEVAKIRAYLNFDMIASPNYVYGIYDGDGSAFNLTGPAGSDAIEKDFERFFKTKRLGYVPSEFSGRSDYAAFIENGIPSGGLFTGAEQLKTEEEAKKFGGEAGVAYDINYHKIGDDINNLNKEAFLVNTQAIANSVARYAKTWKSLPKVTHNTRRWDAEVASVLKRSSGHSHAGGPCGSVSV; via the exons ATGAGATTCACCACCCTCTCCCTCCCCCTCTTCGCCCTGGCGGCCAGCGCCACCAAGAAGCCCCTCGTCAACGAGCTCAAGCTCCAGAaggacatcaacatcaagggcCTCATGGAGGGTGCCCAGAAGCTCCAGGACATCGCCACGGCCAACGGCAACACCCGTGTCTTTGGTGGAGCCGGTCACAACGCCACTGTCGATTGGCTGTATAAGACCCTCAAGGCGACCAACTACTACAATGTCAAGAAGCAGCCCTTCACTGAGCTGTACTCTGCTGGTACTGCCTCTCTCAAGGTTGACGGCGATGATATCACTGCTGCCATCATGACTTATACCCCTGCTGGTGAGGCTTCTGGTCCTCTTGTCGTTGCCGAGAACCTTGGCTGCGAGGCTGGTGATTTCCCCGCTGAGTCTGAGGGTAACGTTGTTCTCGTTCTTCGAGGAGAGTGCACCTTCGCTCAGAAGTCTGCCAACGGTAAGACTgctggagctgctgctgtcatTGTCTACAACAACGTTCCTGGCGAGTTGGCTGGTACTCTTGGTGAGCCCTTTGGCGAGTTTGCTCCCATTGTTGGTATCAGCCAGGAGGATGGTCAAGCTATTCttgccaagaccaaggctggTGAGGTCACTGTTGACCTCAAGGTTGATGCTACCGTTGAGAACCGTGTTACTTTCAACGTCATTGCTGAGACCAAGGAGGGTGACCACGACAACGTCCTCGTTGTTGGAGGCCACTCCGACTCTGTTGCTGCCGGCCCCGGTATCAA CGATGATGGCTCCGGTATCATTGGTATCCTCAAGGTTGCCCAGGCTCTTACCAAGTACCGTGTCAAGAACGCCGTCCGCTTCGGTTTCTGGAGTGCTGAGGAGTTTGGTCTTCTCGGATCATATGCTTACATGAAGAGCATCAACGGCTCTGACGCTGAAGTCGCCAAGATCCGAGCCTACCTCAACTTCGATATG ATTGCCAGCCCTAACTACGTCTACGGTATCTACGACGGTGATGGAAGCGCCTTCAACCTCACCGGCCCCGCTGGCTCCGACGCCATCGAGAAGGACTTTGAGCgcttcttcaagaccaagcgTCTCGGCTACGTCCCCTCTGAATTCAGCGGCCGCTCCGACTACGCCGCCTTCATCGAGAACGGCATTCCCTCCGGCGGTCTCTTCACCGGCGCCGAGCAGCTCaagaccgaggaggaggctaAGAAATTCGGTGGTGAGGCTGGTGTCGCTTACGACATCAACTACCACAAGATCGGCGAcgatatcaacaacctcaacaagGAGGCTTTCCTCGTCAACACTCAGGCCATTGCTAACTCTGTTGCTCGCTATGCCAAGACCTGGAAGAGCCTGCCCAAGGTTACTCACAACACCCGACGATGGGATGCTGAGGTTGCTTCTGTTCTGAAGCGATCTAGTGGACACAGCCATGCTGGCGGTCCTTGTGGATCTGTTTCCGTTTAG
- a CDS encoding hypothetical protein (EggNog:ENOG41) has product MALINQEQAAEHYAAAVTHMAGLKKIVDLRGGLENMEDSVVAVKICRTDILFAMQQGGHPLFHRDHICHLKRNLAYKGFTLQQDSAAYFSRLDPTLQEAFSDAMGLCRLLNKHADEKPLDLLEFQEVLVSISYRLLQFRTIGETRSKQDTQSTYHIGLSLFMMSIYFNNKQDRMARPGLIKSLVKEAVASDSKEDEDEFKFWLLILGGISVPARDVSEWFVEKLQEQASLLGIMTWEQAKGCLARFPWMDGIHDKPSQKLWNQVRFMGV; this is encoded by the exons atggctcttATCAATCAAGAACAGGCAGCAGAACATTACGCGGCTGCTGTGACACATATGGCGGGTTTGAAGAAGATAGTGGACCTTCGTGGTGGGCTGGAGAACATGGAAGACAGTGTCGTTGCTGTCAAGATTTGTCG GACTGATATTCTCTTTGCCATGCAACAAGGTGGCCATCCGCTGTTTCATCGAGACCATATATGTCACCTAAAACGCAACTTGGCATACAAGGGATTCACTTTACAGCAAGACTCGGCTGCATACTTCAGTCGACTTGACCCGACCCTCCAAGAAGCATTTTCAGACGCCATGGGATTGTGCAGGCTGCTCAACAAACACGCGGATGAGAAGCCTCTCGATCTGCTTGAATTTCAAGAAGTCTTGGTGTCCATCAGCTATCGGCTACTCCAATTTCGTACGATTGGTGAAACCAGGTCCAAGCAAGATACTCAGTCTACGTACCATATCGGGTTGTCCCTGTTTATGATGTCGATCTACTTCAATAACAAGCAAGATCGCATGGCTCGGCCGGGGCTTATCAAGAGTCTTGTCAAGGAAGCCGTTGCATCCGATtcgaaagaagatgaagatgagttcAAGTTCTGGCTTCTCATTTTGGGAGGTATTTCAGTTCCAGCTAGGGATGTTAGTGAGTGGTTTGTTGAGAAACTCCAGGAGCAAGCTTCATTGCTTGGCATCATGACTTGGGAACAAGCCAAGGGTTGTCTAGCGAGATTTCcgtggatggatggaatcCATGACAAGCCAAGTCAGAAGCTATGGAATCAAGTCCGGTTCATGGGCGTGTAA